The DNA window GGCTGCACGGTCCCGACCGGGAAGAACTGCGCCTGACCAGCATGCTGGGCACCACAGTGCTGCTGCTGACCCAGGATACCCGGGGCGCCGAGCTGGAACTTGATGGCAAGCAATACCAGGGCCGCAGTGCGGCAGAACTGCTTGAGCGCCTGAGCGGCTGGCCCCTGCCCCTGGAAGAGTTACCCCTGTGGATCACCGGACAAAGCCATCCAGATGACAGCCTGACCCTGGATGACGCCGGCCGCCCCGAGCTGATTGAACACAAGGCCAGCGGCTGGCAAATCAGATACCAAAGCTGGCAGCAGCAAAGCGGCGCCTGGGTGCCCCGGGCCCTGAGCCTGCTCCATCCCAAGTCACGGATAAAAATCCAGATAAACCAGTGGCAGGCACTTGCATCCCCTGGCCAGGCCCGCCCCAAGACGTCTCCCAAGGAGCCTTCCCATGGCTAATGCTCCCTCACTGGCCTGGCCGGCCCCGGCCAAGCTCAACCTGTTTTTGCATATCACCGGCCGCCGCGCCGATGGTTATCACGAGTTGCAAACCCTGTTTCAATTCATCGATCACTGTGACTGGCTGGACTTTAAGCCGACCACCAAGGATGAGCTAAAGCTGCACAGCAACATGGGCCCGGTTGTTGCGGACAGCGATAACTTAATTCTCAAAGCCGCAAAATCACTCAAGCTCCATACGGGTTATCCAGGCGGCGCCGAGATCTGGCTCGATAAACGCCTGCCCATGGGCGGCGGACTGGGTGGTGGCTCTTCCGATGCCGCCACGACCCTGGTGGCCCTCAATGAACTGTGGCAAACCGGGCTCAGCAAGCAGGAGCTGATGGCGCTGGGCTTGAAACTCGGCGCGGATGTGCCTGTTTTTATTAATGGAGTGACCGCCTTTGCCGAAGGCGTGGGGGAAAAGTTGCAGGCCGTGACTGTGCCCGAGCCCTGGTATCTGGTGCTGGTGCCGGATGTGCATGTTTCAACGGCCGAAATCTTCCAACACCCTGAGCTGGTGCGTGATACGCCCAAGTTGGACCAAGGCAGTCTCCTCGCCGGCCAATGGCATAACGACTGCCAGGCGCTGGTGCAAGCCAAATACCCCCAAGTTGCCAATGCCTTGAGCTGGCTGCTAGAATATGCGCCGTCCAGAATGACCGGAACCGGTGCATGCGTGTTCGGGGAGTTCGCTACGCAGCAAGCCGCGCTCGAGGCGCTGGCCCTTAAGCCTGATAACTTGCAAGGCTTTGTTGCAAAAGGACTAAATCGTTCGCCCTTGGAGTTGAGACGCGTTCAACTCTGAATTTTCATCCATGTCGATCCGCCTGGCATGGTTATTACAATATCAAGCAAACGCCTGAGGTTCTTACAGTGCCCGACATCAAGCTCTTTGCTGGGAATGCTACCCCCAGTCTCGCAAAAAAGATTGCCGACCGTTTATTTTGCAAACTTGGAGAGGCTGAGGTAGGCCGTTTCAGCGACGGTGAAATCAGTGTCCAGATCAATGAAAACGTACGGGGAGCCGATGTCTTTATCATCCAATCCACCTGTGCGCCAACCAATGACAACCTGATGGAACTCATAGTGATGGTCGATGCCCTGCGTCGTGCCTCCGCCGGCCGTATCACCGCCGTGATCCCCTACTTCGGCTATGCCCGTCAGGATCGCCGTGTACGCAGCGCCCGTGTGCCTATCACTGCCAAAGTGGTTGCCGACTTCCTCTCCAGCGTGGGTGTTGACCGGGTACTGACCTGTGACCTGCACGCCGAGCAAATCCAGGGCTTCTTCGACGTACCGGTGGACAACGTGTTCGGCAGCCCAGTACTGCTGGAAGACATGATTGCCAAGAAACTGGACAACCCTGTAGTGGTATCTCCGGACATCGGCGGTGTGGTTCGCGCCCGCGCCGTGGCCAAGCTGCTGAACGATTCCGATCTGGCCATCATCGACAAGCGTCGCCCACAGGCCAACGTTGCCCAGGTTATGCACATCATAGGTGACGTACAAGGCCGTGACTGCATCATAGTCGACGACATGATCGACACAGGTGGCACCCTGTGCAAGGCCGCCGAAGCCCTGAAAGAGCACGGCGCCAACCGCGTATTCGCCTACGCCACTCACCCCGTGTTCTCCGGCAAGGCCGCCGAGAACATCAAGAACTCAGTTATCGACGAAGTCATAGTGACCGACACTGTGCCTTTGAGCGAAGAAATGCTGCAGGTGGGCAAGGTGACCCAGCTGACCATGTCAGCGGTACTGGCCGAAGCCATCCGCCGCGTCAGCAACGAAGAATCCATCTCCGCCATGTTCCAGCATTAATACTGGCGATAGATGATAAAACGCACCCCCAGGGGTGCGTTTTTTATTGGCTCGAAATTGGCTCTAAATCTTGTCACCCCGAATTGGGCCCACAAACCAAGCCTGCGGCCTTGGCTAAGCTCAAAGCCATACTGAAGAGGCAATGCCGTAAAAACGCTTCAGCGGCGCACCGGGGGCCTTATCGTCATACCAAGATATGACCGAGGCTATTTGCAATGGATGGATAAGGGAAAATAAAAAAGCCCGTCATTGACGGGCTTTTTTATATGGCTGGGGTACAAGGATTCGAACCTTGGAATGCCGGGATCAAAACCCGGTGCCTTACCGCTTGGCGATACCCCAATTTGGGTTTCAGACAATACGCGCTGCGCACCTTCCGAAAATATATGGTAGCTATGGCGGGACTTGAACCTGCGACCCCAGCATTATGAGTGCTGTGCTCTAACCAGCTGAGCTACATAGCCATGGCTGGGGTACAAGGATTCGAACCTTGGAATGCCGGGATCAAAACCCGGTGCCTTACCGCTTGGCGATACCCCAATAAGATTTGGAAGCGTAAAGGATGGCTGGGGTACAAGGATTCGAACCTTGGAATGCCGGGATCAAAACCCGGTGCCTTACCGCTTGGCGATACCCCACCTGCTTTATTTTCCTGAACTAAGCAGCAGCCCAGTTCAAATGGTACGGGAGGAGAGACTTGAACTCTCACACCTTGCGGCACCAGAACCTAAATCTGGCGTGTCTACCAATTTCACCACTCCCGCTTAGTCTCAAGTTTACATCATGAGAGGATGGTAGCTATGGCGGGACTTGAACCTGCGACCCCAGCATTATGAGTGCTGTGCTCTAACCAGCTGAGCTACATAGCCACTACGTTTTTACAGTCCCTCTTGGCGAGGAACGGGGCGTATTATGCTGATTCAGTTCTGGCAGGTCAACTGCTTTTTTTACTGAAAATCGCCCCCGACACGCCGTTCGTCTAATACTTCACCAAAGCGGGCAACAGTTAGGCAAATGCCAACAAATGCCGCCCACCACAGGCGCTTAGACCTTGGCTTAGACGTTAAACAGGAAGTGCATCACGTCGCCGTCTTTGACCACGTAGGTCTTGCCTTCCACCCGCAGTTTACCGGCTTCCTTGGCACCGGCCTCACCACGATAAGAGATGAAATCGTTGTAGGAAATCACCTGGGCACGGATAAAGCCACGCTCGAAGTCGGTGTGAATTTTACCGGCGGCCTGAGGCGCACTGGCACCCACTTCCACTGTCCAGGCGCGCACTTCCTTCACCCCGGCGGTGAAATAGGTCTGCAGGTTCAGCAGCTCGTAACCGGCGCGGATCACGCGATCCAGGCCAGGCTCTTCCAGGCCCAGTTCGGCCATGAACTCGTCGCGGTCTTCAGGATCCATCTCGGCCAGCTCGGATTCGATGGCGGCACACACGGGCACCACCACGGCATGTTCGGCTGCGGCAATGGCACGCACTGTATCCAGGTGCGGGTTGTTCTCGAAACCATCTTCGGCCACGTTGGCAATGTACATTGTGGGCTTGAGGGTCAGCAGGTTCAGGTAGGCCACGGCCTCCAGCTCTTCCTTCGACAGCTCCAGGGTGCGCAGCATCTTGCCTTCATCCAGCACGGGGCGCAGCTTTTCCAGCACCTCGACTTCGAACTTGGCATCCTTGTCACCGCCCTTGGCGCGTTTTTGCTGACGCAGTATGGCGCGCTCGACGCTGTCCAGATCCGCCAGGGCCAGCTCGGTGTTGATCACTTCGATATCGCCGGCAGGATCGACCTTGTTGGCCACGTGCACTATGTTGTCGTTTTCAAAGCAGCGCACCACGTGCCCAATGGCATCGGTTTCACGAATGTTGGCCAGGAACTTGTTACCCAGACCTTCACCCTTGGAGGCACCGGCCACCAGGCCGGCGATGTCGACAAACTCCATGGTGGTCGGCAACACGCGCTCGGGTTTGACTATTTCGGCCAGGGCGTCGAGACGCGGATCCGGCACAGGTACCACGCCGGTGTTGGGCTCGATGGTACAGAACGGAAAGTTGGCCGCTTCAATGCCCGCCTGAGTCAGAGCATTGAACAGCGTTGATTTACCGACGTTTGGCAGACCCACAATCCCGCATTTAAAACCCATAATAAAACCCTTTCTCTCTCTGATCCGGGACAAATCCCGGTACTGTTAATACTGTAAATTTATTCGGCCTTGAAGCTGTGCAATCTGTGCATCGCCTTGAGCATGTCCTGCTTGAACAGCACCTCGGTTGAGCGCACGGCTTCGTCTATGGCGGCGTTAATCTTTTCCTGCTCGGCGGCAGGTGCCTTGCCGAGCACATAGCCGCTGACCTTGGTCTTGTCGCCCGGATGACCTATGCCTATCCGCAGGCGATAAAAATTCTTGTTGTTAGCCAGGCGGGCAATGATGTCCTTGAGGCCATTGTGGCCACCGTGACCACCGCCCAGCTTAAACTTGGCCACCCCGGGATCCATGTCCAGCTCATCGTGGGCCACCAGTATTTCTTCCGGTTCAATCCGGAAGAAATTGGCCAGGGCCGCCACGGATTTGCCGCTGAGGTTCATAAAGGTGCTGGGGATCAGCAAGCGTACATCCTTGCCACACAGCATGGCCCTGGCAGTGAGCCCAAAGTATTTGCTGTCGGGCACCAGGTTCACACCCGCGATTCTCGCCAGTTCCTCGACATACCAGGCCCCGGCATTGTGACGGGTCTGGGCGTATTCGGCGCCCGGATTGGCCAGGCCGACGATCAGTTTAATCTCACTCATCTGCTGCAATCTTAATTGCCCAGCATCGGCAAAGCCGCCACCGGGAATGGAAAACGGCGCATTTTATACCCAAAGACAGTGTCTATTCCAGCGTTAAGGACCAGACTGCTTCACCACACACAAAGGAAAACGGTCAATTTCAGATACCCAAAGCCCGGGTTCATACCAGTATTTAGGATTTGAGGACATAAACCACCCTCCGGGAAAACGGCCAATCTCAGATACCCAAAGCCCCATTGCATACCAGTCTTTAGGATTTGAGTATGTAAACTGCCCTCAAGGAAAACGGCCAATTTCAGATCCCCAAAGGCCAGCTTAATTCCCCCAACCGGAGGTCTCAGCCC is part of the Shewanella cyperi genome and encodes:
- the lolB gene encoding lipoprotein insertase outer membrane protein LolB, with translation MSRFTKFTIALCWVMSLALSGCGITPPQDLLPVDVDDAAKARAWELKGKIAVKTDADNVSTNIYWLHGPDREELRLTSMLGTTVLLLTQDTRGAELELDGKQYQGRSAAELLERLSGWPLPLEELPLWITGQSHPDDSLTLDDAGRPELIEHKASGWQIRYQSWQQQSGAWVPRALSLLHPKSRIKIQINQWQALASPGQARPKTSPKEPSHG
- the ispE gene encoding 4-(cytidine 5'-diphospho)-2-C-methyl-D-erythritol kinase, whose product is MANAPSLAWPAPAKLNLFLHITGRRADGYHELQTLFQFIDHCDWLDFKPTTKDELKLHSNMGPVVADSDNLILKAAKSLKLHTGYPGGAEIWLDKRLPMGGGLGGGSSDAATTLVALNELWQTGLSKQELMALGLKLGADVPVFINGVTAFAEGVGEKLQAVTVPEPWYLVLVPDVHVSTAEIFQHPELVRDTPKLDQGSLLAGQWHNDCQALVQAKYPQVANALSWLLEYAPSRMTGTGACVFGEFATQQAALEALALKPDNLQGFVAKGLNRSPLELRRVQL
- a CDS encoding ribose-phosphate pyrophosphokinase, coding for MPDIKLFAGNATPSLAKKIADRLFCKLGEAEVGRFSDGEISVQINENVRGADVFIIQSTCAPTNDNLMELIVMVDALRRASAGRITAVIPYFGYARQDRRVRSARVPITAKVVADFLSSVGVDRVLTCDLHAEQIQGFFDVPVDNVFGSPVLLEDMIAKKLDNPVVVSPDIGGVVRARAVAKLLNDSDLAIIDKRRPQANVAQVMHIIGDVQGRDCIIVDDMIDTGGTLCKAAEALKEHGANRVFAYATHPVFSGKAAENIKNSVIDEVIVTDTVPLSEEMLQVGKVTQLTMSAVLAEAIRRVSNEESISAMFQH
- the ychF gene encoding redox-regulated ATPase YchF; this translates as MGFKCGIVGLPNVGKSTLFNALTQAGIEAANFPFCTIEPNTGVVPVPDPRLDALAEIVKPERVLPTTMEFVDIAGLVAGASKGEGLGNKFLANIRETDAIGHVVRCFENDNIVHVANKVDPAGDIEVINTELALADLDSVERAILRQQKRAKGGDKDAKFEVEVLEKLRPVLDEGKMLRTLELSKEELEAVAYLNLLTLKPTMYIANVAEDGFENNPHLDTVRAIAAAEHAVVVPVCAAIESELAEMDPEDRDEFMAELGLEEPGLDRVIRAGYELLNLQTYFTAGVKEVRAWTVEVGASAPQAAGKIHTDFERGFIRAQVISYNDFISYRGEAGAKEAGKLRVEGKTYVVKDGDVMHFLFNV
- the pth gene encoding aminoacyl-tRNA hydrolase, whose protein sequence is MSEIKLIVGLANPGAEYAQTRHNAGAWYVEELARIAGVNLVPDSKYFGLTARAMLCGKDVRLLIPSTFMNLSGKSVAALANFFRIEPEEILVAHDELDMDPGVAKFKLGGGHGGHNGLKDIIARLANNKNFYRLRIGIGHPGDKTKVSGYVLGKAPAAEQEKINAAIDEAVRSTEVLFKQDMLKAMHRLHSFKAE